The following nucleotide sequence is from Chloracidobacterium validum.
CTGGAAGTAGGTTTCAAACCGCACCGTTACCGTTACATTGTCGGCATTGCGTTCCATGATGTCTCGACAGTAGGCGCAGACGCGAATGTACTCCGGTAGCGACTGGTAAGCCGGCGCGGCCTGGACCGGGTGGAGCATCACAATGACGTCAACGTTGTGGCGCGCCTCCGGCCCACCGGCACCCTGCGCGTTCGGAATGGGGATCGCCTCCACCTGAACGTGGACCCGCTTGCCGGCCCGAGATTGGCACCACACCGACTCGACGCGGACTTCCTGTCCCTGGGCGAGACACTGGGCAACCGGATCAATACTTTCTCCAGCTTCGCCGAGAAAGACCAAAACTTCGTCATCCCGCGCGCAATCAGACCCATCGCTGCCGGTCAATTCCACGGCGGCCGGATTGAGATAGATGGGCCGCCGGGTAGCATCCAACACGAGTACGGCATCCGTCAGCTTGGCAAGCGTGGATAGGTAGTGCCGTTCACGCCGGCGGTAGTTCTGTTCCTCCGCGTGTTTCTGGAGAGCGATGCTAATGGCCGATTGAAAAGAGGCGTCATGAATGGGCTTGGCTACGTAGCCAGCCGCGTGGCCCGACAGGACTTGTTTGAGTGTTTTTTGATTGGTATTGGCCGTGAGATACACAATTGGAATCCCAAAGCGGTCATGGATTTGCTGGCCAACCGTAACGCCGTCCAGGTGGTCGGCGAGGCGGATGTCCATCAGAACCAAATCGGGCGGCGCAGCCGTAATCAGGGCGATGGCATCTTCACCACGGGTAGCCGTGCCGGTCACCGTGTAGCCGAGGTTTTCGAGCCGGAGCCGCAGCGCTTCGGCCACAATGGTTTCGTCCTCGACAATGAAAATACGCTTACGGTCTGCATCCATAACCAACCCACAACCTTTCAGCGCCCTTGGTTCAGAGCTGAGTCTTGGTGAGCGGGAATGCCAACGCAGCACGAAACTGGCCTGGCTGCGGGTCGAACGCGATTGTCCCGGCAATCTGTCGGGTTAGCAAGTCCACCAGGCGGAGCCCAAGGCGCTTCGAGCTGCGCAACCGGTCCTTCACATCGGATGGGTGACAGGTGCCGTCATCAATGACCTCAAGGGTGACGGTATCGGCTGATTGATGCAACTGGATGCCTATCGTCCGTGCTCCGGCCGCCGCGCCATGCTTGAAGGCGTTGGTGAGTAACTCATGGGCAATCAACGCAACCGGTACGGCTAGGTCAAGCGGAATTCCCAGTTGGCTTGGGTGCAGTGTCACTTGAATCGCTGAGTCAGCAAAGATGGTCTGGATGTTGGCAGTCAGTGAAGACAGCAATTCGTCAAGCTGGATCCGGCTGAAATCCTGCTGGATATACAGTTGCTCGTGGATTAGCGCGATTGCTCTGATGCGCGACTGAACGCGAGGGAGCAAGGGCGCCAGGTTGTGACCGTTTGGCTCGGCCGCATGCAACTCCAGAAGGCTCAGCACGGTTTGAAGGTTGTTTTTGACACGGTGGTGAACTTCCTTGAGCAGCACCGAACGCTCTTCGAGCGCATCGTTGAGAATGGCAATCATCGCTTTTTCCCTGGTGACGTCCCGTTGGAGCACCACCCAGTAAAGCACGCGCCCCGAGGCGTCGGCGAACGGGGAAATGCTGATGTCCGCGATGAACTCTTGTCCATCCTTGCGGTAGTTGACCAGCTCAACCCGGACCGGTTCCCACCGCTCCAGTGCCGACCGGAGCTGGTCGAGCCGGTCGCGCTGGGTTTTCGGACCCTGAAGAATGCGCGGTGTTTGTCCGATGACTTCGGCGCGCGTGTAACCGGTGGCCCGTTCAAACGCCTCGTTGACGTAAACGATCCGCGGCCCGCCTTCGGCCGCGTCAATGGGCCAAGCTTCGGTGATCAAGACCATATCCTGCATCTGCTCGAGCACGAATCTCAGCAGTTGCAAAGCATCCTGGTTTTGCTTCTGAGCCGCGACATCCCGCCCCCAGGCCAGTGTGCCGATCACCGTTCCGTCGGCATCACGGACGGGCTGCCAGTGAATCTCACAGGTTTGAGCTTCCTGACCGAAGTTGATTTCGTAAGAACCCTTGTATGGCAAGTCCCTACGTGCTTGTCGCCAGTTGGTTTCGACTTGTTTTTGAAGGTCAGGGTTCACAAGCCAGTCGCTCAGGCGCTCGCCGATTTGCGGACGGCGGCCGGAAAGTCGCTCAAAAAACTGCGCGTAGGACTCATTGAAAAAGCGCAACCGGAAGTCCGGGTCGTGGTAGCACAGAGCACCCGGAGTGAGGTTGATCACGGCTTGCAGGATAGACTCCAGCCAGTCACTTGGCAGCGATTTCTGTTCCATCGGCTTGCTTCGCAATGGCTACAAGTTTCGGATTCGGTTCCCGGCGTTTTGATCGGGTTGGGTCCCAAACGTACCTAAGCCGCGCAGTCCAAAGGTAAACGTCAGGCGTCCGGCGCTCGCCACACCCAAGTTGACGCTCGCGTAGTTGACCTGGATGGACGCGCAACGAAAGGCGTAGCCAAGTGAAAACGACGTGAAGATCAACCCTTTTTGCTGAAGACGGCCAGTGGTTGGGCTTGGAGATCGGGAGAAATCATAAGCCACCGCCGCACTTCCGAAAAGCCCCTGGGTCGGGTCGCCTAGGGCGAGATTGGTGAAAGACTGGCTGCCGGTAAACGTGCCCGGTTCTGGCTGCCCGTCAGCCAGGCGACGCGGCTGGCTGTAATACCAGGTTTGGCTAAGCTGAAAGCGCCGCCGATACAACCCACCCGTGAGTCCAAAGCTCCGCACACCGCCGAGCACCGGATCGAAGTCCACGCGCACATCGGCCGCGAATGACCGCTGGGGTGTCACGCGCAGCTTGACATTGATGGGGGAAAAGCGGCGTCCGATGCCGCCGTAGGCAAATCCGCTGAACGTCAGGAGCGGCGCAATCTGGTTCCGTTGCCCCGGTATCAGCGCCCCGCCGAACGTCGGATCAAAAAAATACTTCTGGCTGACCGTCAAACTGAGGACTTCCCGT
It contains:
- a CDS encoding ATP-binding response regulator codes for the protein MDADRKRIFIVEDETIVAEALRLRLENLGYTVTGTATRGEDAIALITAAPPDLVLMDIRLADHLDGVTVGQQIHDRFGIPIVYLTANTNQKTLKQVLSGHAAGYVAKPIHDASFQSAISIALQKHAEEQNYRRRERHYLSTLAKLTDAVLVLDATRRPIYLNPAAVELTGSDGSDCARDDEVLVFLGEAGESIDPVAQCLAQGQEVRVESVWCQSRAGKRVHVQVEAIPIPNAQGAGGPEARHNVDVIVMLHPVQAAPAYQSLPEYIRVCAYCRDIMERNADNVTVTVRFETYFQRMCNFQFTHGICPNCRDAMVREMKSQSPG
- a CDS encoding PAS domain-containing sensor histidine kinase, which codes for MEQKSLPSDWLESILQAVINLTPGALCYHDPDFRLRFFNESYAQFFERLSGRRPQIGERLSDWLVNPDLQKQVETNWRQARRDLPYKGSYEINFGQEAQTCEIHWQPVRDADGTVIGTLAWGRDVAAQKQNQDALQLLRFVLEQMQDMVLITEAWPIDAAEGGPRIVYVNEAFERATGYTRAEVIGQTPRILQGPKTQRDRLDQLRSALERWEPVRVELVNYRKDGQEFIADISISPFADASGRVLYWVVLQRDVTREKAMIAILNDALEERSVLLKEVHHRVKNNLQTVLSLLELHAAEPNGHNLAPLLPRVQSRIRAIALIHEQLYIQQDFSRIQLDELLSSLTANIQTIFADSAIQVTLHPSQLGIPLDLAVPVALIAHELLTNAFKHGAAAGARTIGIQLHQSADTVTLEVIDDGTCHPSDVKDRLRSSKRLGLRLVDLLTRQIAGTIAFDPQPGQFRAALAFPLTKTQL